GAAATAAGTAAATTTATCTATGACAAATCATTGACTAAAAGTAAATGACTATCAGATTGTTCTTACAACCTTAATTCTTATATTCGTAATATCACCTACAGCTTCCTTGTAAACCGGCTCGTGAAGTATGCCTTGACCTGAAAATTCAAATAATTGGTCTTTTGTTCCGGCGAATTTATCAATTTTGAAACTTCCGGACATAAAATATACTTTATTTTCTACATATACCATCATTACATTATCGGTAGGTGTTTCAGGATTAATATTAAAATTAACAACTTGCCCTGATGTAGAGTTTACAACTTCAAGTCCACCTGCAAATCCGAAAATTATTCCATCATAATCATCATCATATAATGCTGTTGCAAAGTCAATCCTGTGCATGCCTGAATTAAGTGTATACGTTGCTTGACCATCAATTTTTTCTAAACTATAAGAATAGCTTTCGCCGGCGTAAAGGTCAATATCAGCTGCTGCGTAGTTGAAGCCAAAGATATTATCGTCATCGTCATCATCATCATCATCGTAAAGCTCGTCTTCGAGGCGGATTACAGAGAAACTTGCTGATGTTACTGTTAATTTGTCGTCATTATTGGCTCCATTTACGAATGTGCCTGTAAATGAACCGGTAATTCTTCCGCCAACAGGTCCGTACGCAGTTATTCTAATCGAGCCACTACCATCAACTGAATAATACAGTTTTCCTTCAATCAGCAATGACATATAAGCAGTGGAGCTTAATTGGTACTGTGTTGCTGCTTTTCCGGGTACAGTCATCAGGATATACTGAGTAGCTCCTGAAGTTGCTGTCGGGGCGATTGAAATAATCGTTTTGTTCTCATCAATAATATGATAACCTACTCCAAAGCCAAATGAGTAAGTACCCTTATTGGTAACAACTTCGCCTGTGCCTGCTCCATCACCAATATCAAACGGATTATCATTGCTCTTTTGACATGATGCCAACATTAAAACCAAAGTTGATAAAAGTATTAAAAAAACTTTATTCATAAAAAAATCCTTATAGTTAATCCAAAATTATATTTATGTCAGAATTAATATTCTAATGACAATTGATTTGTTTATTTATTTGAAATTTGATAATATGCAAGCAATATGTCAATAAAAAATGTGTAATTTCAGAAAACAAATTATGAAAGTAATATCTTTTAATAATATGGCAAGTAAATTTCAAATATAATTTTTTTATTATTCTTCAAATAGTTATATTGCAAATTGTTTTGGGGGAAATTCTGTTTATATTTATTTTAGGAACATAAAGATGGAAAGTATTGAAATAATTGGCTTTAAGCCTAATAGTGACTTAAACCTGAAGATGACACTATATGAAATGTCAGTTTCTGCGGGCTATCCGATTCCTGTTGATTCCGGTATTGAGAAAGAAGTGGACCTGAACGAGTTTTTAGTCGAGCATCCGGCAGCTACTTTTTTTGCAAAAGTTAACGGGCTTGATATGCTGAATGCAGGAATTCGTGACGGCGATATATTGGTTGTTGACTCTGCAGTCGAACCAAGCGACGGTAAAATAGTGCTTGCAGAAATGAATAATGGCTTGACTGTGAAAATTTATCGTGAGCATGATGGTGAATATTTCCTTGAATCCGGAAAAAGCCAATTCTTGCCACTATCAATCGGTGAAATACAATTCAATATTATTGGTACAGTTACAAAGATAATTCATTCTTTGTAAGAAACAGAGTTTTCTTATTATTGCTATTATATGATTTTGTCATTCTGAACGAACAAAGGTATCACAACCGCTGTAATTTACTTTAGATATGTCAAAAATTATATTCCAATTATAAGATAAATTCAAAAACAGCATAAAAGAGGAAAATAATGAAAGTTAAGAAGATTGTAGAGCTAAAATCCACATTTAGTTTCGAAGCCCCTATTCTCAAAGCAGAAGGGTTGAATAGCTCGTCTATGAATATTGCTCAGATGTTTGACCTGAATTCTGTTCTCGCACCGAATCCAGACAGCATATATCTTGTAAGAGTTACCGGAGAAAGTATGATAAACGAAGGAATCTTTGATGGTGATATTCTTGTTGTAAATAAAAGTGAGCAGCCCAAAGACGGAAAAGTTGTAATTGCGAGCCTGAATGGTGAAATGGCTGTA
This window of the Ignavibacteriota bacterium genome carries:
- a CDS encoding LexA family transcriptional regulator codes for the protein MESIEIIGFKPNSDLNLKMTLYEMSVSAGYPIPVDSGIEKEVDLNEFLVEHPAATFFAKVNGLDMLNAGIRDGDILVVDSAVEPSDGKIVLAEMNNGLTVKIYREHDGEYFLESGKSQFLPLSIGEIQFNIIGTVTKIIHSL